A genome region from Nocardia sp. NBC_00565 includes the following:
- a CDS encoding TIGR03084 family metal-binding protein: MADLDALLRDFTDECADLERIVAETAPADLSTPTPAPGWTIAHQIGHLAWTDEVATLAATDPDGFAKLLEDAAPKAFTFVDEAAAAAVTASAAELLDRWRRGRADLIEALRAVPPGTKLPWFGPPMSAASMVSARIMESFAHGQDIADTLGVTRTPTARLRTVAHIGVRTRNFAYTVRGKTEPVEEFRVELTAPDGGVWSWGPEDAAQRVRGPALDFCLLVTQRRHRDDLALETVGADAAEWLTIAQAFAGPTGPGRTAGQFA, from the coding sequence ATGGCTGACCTCGACGCGCTCCTGCGCGATTTCACCGACGAATGCGCCGACCTGGAACGAATCGTCGCCGAGACGGCACCGGCGGACTTGTCCACGCCGACGCCCGCGCCCGGCTGGACCATCGCCCATCAGATCGGCCATCTGGCCTGGACCGATGAGGTGGCCACGCTGGCCGCCACCGATCCGGACGGGTTCGCGAAACTGCTCGAAGATGCCGCACCGAAGGCGTTCACCTTCGTCGACGAGGCCGCCGCGGCGGCGGTCACGGCATCGGCCGCCGAACTGCTCGATCGGTGGCGCCGGGGCCGCGCGGATCTCATCGAAGCCCTGCGTGCGGTCCCGCCGGGCACCAAACTGCCGTGGTTCGGACCGCCGATGAGTGCGGCATCCATGGTCAGCGCCCGCATCATGGAGAGTTTCGCGCACGGCCAGGACATCGCAGACACGCTCGGTGTGACCAGGACACCGACCGCCCGGTTGCGCACGGTCGCGCATATCGGCGTGCGGACCAGGAACTTCGCCTACACCGTGCGCGGCAAGACCGAACCGGTCGAGGAATTCCGGGTCGAACTCACCGCACCGGACGGCGGCGTCTGGTCGTGGGGACCCGAGGACGCCGCCCAACGCGTGCGCGGCCCGGCCCTCGACTTCTGCCTGCTCGTGACGCAGCGACGCCACCGCGACGACCTCGCGCTCGAAACCGTGGGTGCGGACGCCGCCGAATGGCTCACCATCGCACAGGCTTTCGCGGGGCCGACGGGCCCCGGGCGGACAGCGGGCCAGTTCGCCTGA
- a CDS encoding cytochrome P450 family protein, which translates to MTAAPEIVELTGDFYQDPHAIYRSLRTRGPIHRVRVEGVLCWLVVDYEVAKQAFVEPNISKKVSSPEGQAILAKNGAADMFNSTISDNMLFADPPQHTRLRSLVAKAFASRAVRDLGPRITTIADTLLDEMTIRERVDLLDSYAFPLPIAVICELLGVPDDEKDAFRSWTAVVVNDSATIEARTSAGVSFFTYLTELIAKRTDDPRDDLLSELIIAKDDDDRLDQQELISMLFLLLAAGHETTVNLIGNAVLELLRDPQRAGRLRADPTGIPAYIDEILRCQGPVHLATARYTTAPITLGNQDIDAGEFIMISLAAANRDPERFAEPDRIDADRDDNRHIAFGHGIHYCIGAALARTEATIALTRLLAKVPVMSLDTAAGEPTWRKSLLIRGLAALPVRLAPPVDFTALTIGYEGRQPSMA; encoded by the coding sequence ATGACGGCCGCGCCCGAGATTGTCGAGTTGACCGGCGACTTCTACCAGGACCCACATGCGATCTACCGGTCACTGCGCACGCGCGGGCCCATTCACCGAGTCCGCGTTGAGGGGGTGCTCTGCTGGTTGGTCGTCGATTACGAGGTCGCGAAGCAGGCCTTCGTCGAGCCGAATATCAGCAAGAAGGTCTCCTCACCCGAGGGCCAGGCCATCTTGGCGAAGAACGGCGCGGCCGACATGTTCAACAGCACCATCAGCGACAATATGCTGTTCGCCGATCCGCCACAGCACACCCGGCTGCGCAGCCTCGTCGCGAAGGCGTTCGCCAGCCGGGCCGTCCGGGATCTCGGGCCGCGGATCACCACGATCGCCGACACGCTGCTCGACGAGATGACCATCCGGGAAAGGGTCGACCTGCTGGACAGCTACGCGTTCCCCTTGCCGATCGCCGTGATCTGCGAACTGCTCGGGGTACCGGACGACGAGAAGGACGCCTTTCGTTCCTGGACCGCCGTCGTTGTCAACGACTCGGCCACCATCGAGGCGCGCACCAGTGCCGGAGTCAGCTTCTTTACCTACCTGACGGAATTGATCGCCAAGCGCACCGACGATCCCCGCGACGACCTCCTCTCCGAGCTCATCATCGCGAAGGACGACGATGATCGGCTCGACCAGCAAGAACTCATTTCCATGCTCTTCCTCTTGCTGGCCGCCGGACACGAGACCACCGTCAACCTGATCGGCAACGCCGTGCTCGAGCTGCTGCGCGACCCGCAAAGGGCCGGACGACTGCGCGCGGACCCGACGGGAATTCCGGCCTACATCGACGAGATCCTGCGCTGCCAGGGTCCGGTGCACCTGGCCACCGCCCGCTACACCACCGCGCCGATTACCTTGGGCAACCAGGACATCGACGCCGGCGAATTCATCATGATCTCCCTCGCGGCCGCCAACCGCGACCCGGAGCGGTTCGCCGAACCGGACCGGATCGATGCCGATCGCGACGACAACAGGCATATCGCCTTCGGCCATGGCATCCACTACTGCATCGGCGCGGCCCTTGCCCGGACGGAGGCCACCATCGCGCTCACTCGGCTCTTGGCCAAGGTCCCGGTAATGTCGCTGGACACAGCGGCCGGCGAACCGACATGGCGGAAGAGCCTGCTGATCCGCGGCCTCGCCGCGCTCCCGGTCCGCCTCGCGCCACCTGTCGATTTCACGGCGCTAACCATCGGCTACGAGGGGCGGCAACCTTCGATGGCCTGA